Genomic DNA from bacterium:
TCAACTTGCAAATTATCAGCCACATTAACCTTGAGACTCAATGTTTGAACATTAAATTTTTGTTTTAACTCATCAGCGGTTGCATTTGCCTGGTCAGAATTTATATCCACGACTACAATCGAGGCGCCTGCATCGGCTAATGTCTCACAAATAGCCTTACCAATTCCCCTTGCTCCGCCAGTAACAATCGCTACTTGGTCTAATAAAATTCTTTCACACATTTTCTTTCACCTTCTTTCCCTTGAAAATCGGTTTATAGTTTATAGTTGATAGTTTATAGTTTATGGTTTATAATGATTGTGATTTTGAAAGTTTAGAAAGCATCTTTGCTATATACTCTGAATCATTATAAAGTTCATTAAATAAATCATTTGTTAAATAATTATTATCTAAAGCAACAAATAATTGAGATACTGTTTCATACAATGAACCGATAGAAATTTGGAGATATCGCTTAAAGTCAGTTTTACTAAATCTACTACTACCTTCAGCTATAGATGAAAGAATAGATACAACACTTTTCCTCGTATGTTGAATTAATCCA
This window encodes:
- a CDS encoding four helix bundle protein; the encoded protein is MYSFEKLEVWQKTRKFLKRIYEITSFYPKQEQFGLIQHTRKSVVSILSSIAEGSSRFSKTDFKRYLQISIGSLYETVSQLFVALDNNYLTNDLFNELYNDSEYIAKMLSKLSKSQSL